The region ACTTAGGTCCCAGTTGTCCTGCATGCCCACGGTGCCCCTGGCAATAGGCACATCATCCGTGTGGCCTTCTACCAGCACGTTTACGTCCTGCTGCTCCTTCAGCACAGAAGCCAGCTTGCGCAGGGCGTCCACACCTTTGGGGTCTACCTTGGTGGAGCCGGAGTTGAACAGCAGCTGCTCTGCCAGCGATACGTATACTTTGCCGTTGCGCACGTCAATGGTCAGGTCTTTGTCGTTGAAGCCAAGCAGGGCCTTGCTCACGCGGTTGCGGAGGTTGGTTACGGCAGCATCTTTCTCATCCAGGATGCGCTGCAGTTCCGCCAGCCTCGCCTCACGGGCTTTCAGGTCGGCGTTCAGGCGGTCGATCTGCGATTTGCTCATGTTCAGGCTCTCGCCCAGGGTTTTTCCTTCTTTCAGGGCTTTGGCCAGGCTTTCCTCGTATTCGCGTTTCTGCTGCTCCAGTTTCGCGCGCTCTTCCTCCAGATTGGCTTTTGCTGCTTCCAGGTCAGCTTTCTGCTGCTCCAGGGTTGACTTCTCCTGCTGCAGTCCGGCCTTATCTACCTCCAGGGAGTTTTTGCGGGCCATCAGGTCATCGTATTTCTTCTTGGAAACCACGCACGACGAAAGCGACATGCTACCAGCCAGCAGTAGGATAGAGGCTTTGAATAGATGTTTTCTCATTTACTTTAGCTAAAAATTTGTAATAGGGTGTAAGCAAATATAGTAAAAAACCTTTTAGTGCGCTTACTCGGCAAAATCAAAAGACAGATTACCGTACTGCGGCTGAGGTCTGGCTGCCGCCTCCCATCCGATTATGGCCATTTTGCGCTCGCTGCCCCAGCGGTACTCGCCAATGCCGCCCACACTTTTAATGACCCGGTGGCAGGGGATGAGGAAAGCAATGGGATTG is a window of Pontibacter kalidii DNA encoding:
- a CDS encoding OmpA/MotB family protein is translated as MRKHLFKASILLLAGSMSLSSCVVSKKKYDDLMARKNSLEVDKAGLQQEKSTLEQQKADLEAAKANLEEERAKLEQQKREYEESLAKALKEGKTLGESLNMSKSQIDRLNADLKAREARLAELQRILDEKDAAVTNLRNRVSKALLGFNDKDLTIDVRNGKVYVSLAEQLLFNSGSTKVDPKGVDALRKLASVLKEQQDVNVLVEGHTDDVPIARGTVGMQDNWDLSVLRATEITRILANAGVDPTRVTPSGRSKYVPLDEAKTKEARQKNRRTEIILTPKLDELFKILETT